A genomic region of Candidatus Zymogenus saltonus contains the following coding sequences:
- a CDS encoding universal stress protein: MSLYKRILVAVDGSSCSNKAVKLTVDMCGQFGAEMHTIFVISEIVVDNFKRLGKLESKEVIEKLKGEGRKYFRDAKEQAKEADVKVVEVLKAGFPADEIVTYAKKSKVDLIVMGTHGKRGATRPLIGSVADRVIHLAPCPVMVVR, translated from the coding sequence ATGTCCTTATATAAGAGAATCCTCGTTGCGGTAGACGGCTCGAGCTGCTCCAACAAGGCGGTCAAGCTCACCGTGGACATGTGCGGACAGTTCGGCGCAGAGATGCACACGATATTCGTAATTTCAGAGATCGTGGTCGACAACTTTAAGCGGCTGGGAAAGCTGGAGTCGAAGGAGGTTATAGAAAAGCTGAAGGGGGAGGGGAGGAAGTATTTCAGGGACGCCAAGGAGCAAGCCAAGGAGGCCGACGTTAAGGTCGTCGAGGTGTTGAAGGCCGGATTTCCGGCCGACGAGATCGTGACTTACGCAAAGAAGAGCAAGGTCGACCTGATTGTCATGGGGACGCACGGGAAGCGCGGCGCCACCCGCCCCCTCATCGGGAGCGTCGCGGACAGGGTCATTCACCTCGCACCGTGTCCCGTGATGGTGGTCCGTTAG
- a CDS encoding L,D-transpeptidase family protein: MTLKIDGRCELGAKRGSKAFSRTGIFVISIFLLFLFAGLNAYGEAGKRQGMKVVPSSFVGQADDTGVSPAFMSPVSAEVALISACGAYTADRGVDLLGAAKERLGAAGIRVRDDDTVRPMSVPIWRFKTYIHYYPGDEAALNAVVKALGVGEGVSDNTLIKGYIKVILGIDAVSRLLSGGREGSSIYLLNGTGREDATASFLEDLTTSAPEIGAVKTFGTAKGMGGAAETTVVYYPGGSEETARRLIEVLGVGRGVRLNGEDTFIVLGPDYSEEEFKAVPDWEPNPGETYSVVIRKTKYIMDVLDSKGNVVCEFPVSVGSNPDLADKKMVGDSRTPEGDFTVSNIHGSSDWRFKNIELAYGPYFIRLNTPGWTGIGIHGTNEPYLLGAPVSHGCIRLNSKNVVKLRNAVKVGTRVKIVH; this comes from the coding sequence ATGACTTTGAAAATAGATGGCAGATGTGAACTGGGCGCGAAAAGGGGGAGTAAGGCTTTTTCGCGCACGGGGATTTTCGTTATCTCCATTTTTCTCCTTTTTCTCTTTGCGGGCCTCAATGCGTACGGGGAGGCCGGGAAAAGACAGGGAATGAAGGTCGTGCCGTCTTCATTCGTGGGACAGGCGGACGACACGGGGGTATCCCCCGCATTTATGTCTCCGGTCTCGGCGGAGGTCGCCTTGATAAGCGCCTGCGGCGCCTACACGGCGGATAGGGGAGTCGATTTGCTGGGGGCCGCAAAGGAGAGATTGGGGGCGGCGGGGATAAGGGTCAGAGACGACGACACGGTCAGGCCCATGTCAGTTCCCATATGGCGTTTTAAAACATATATCCACTACTACCCCGGCGACGAGGCGGCCTTAAACGCCGTCGTAAAGGCCTTGGGGGTGGGCGAGGGGGTGAGCGACAACACCCTCATCAAGGGATATATAAAGGTAATCCTCGGCATAGACGCCGTATCGAGGCTGCTCTCCGGTGGGAGAGAGGGGTCGTCCATATATCTGTTGAACGGTACCGGAAGGGAGGACGCCACGGCGTCCTTTTTGGAGGACCTTACGACATCGGCTCCGGAGATCGGCGCCGTCAAGACCTTCGGTACGGCAAAGGGTATGGGGGGGGCGGCCGAGACCACCGTTGTCTATTATCCCGGGGGATCGGAGGAGACCGCACGGAGATTGATCGAGGTCCTCGGGGTGGGAAGGGGTGTCAGGCTGAACGGGGAGGATACCTTCATCGTTCTGGGCCCCGATTACTCCGAGGAGGAGTTCAAGGCCGTTCCCGATTGGGAGCCGAATCCGGGCGAGACCTACAGCGTTGTTATCAGAAAGACCAAATATATCATGGATGTCTTGGATTCCAAAGGAAACGTCGTCTGTGAATTTCCGGTCTCGGTAGGATCGAATCCCGACCTCGCCGACAAGAAGATGGTCGGGGACTCCCGCACCCCGGAGGGGGATTTCACCGTATCCAACATCCACGGCAGCTCCGACTGGCGCTTCAAGAATATAGAACTCGCCTACGGCCCCTACTTCATAAGGCTGAACACGCCCGGCTGGACCGGAATCGGAATCCACGGGACTAACGAGCCGTATCTCCTTGGCGCGCCCGTCTCCCACGGGTGCATTAGGCTGAACAGCAAGAACGTCGTGAAGCTCAGGAATGCGGTGAAGGTGGGGACAAGGGTCAAGATCGTCCATTGA
- a CDS encoding helix-turn-helix domain-containing protein codes for MELRDEDLWIWLMHRAGKSQEWIAERMGVTQSAVSHRKKKIDDYFKGKIMGNRRQADSRAGRVGV; via the coding sequence ATGGAGCTTCGCGATGAAGATCTCTGGATATGGTTGATGCACAGGGCAGGGAAGAGTCAAGAGTGGATTGCCGAAAGGATGGGGGTTACTCAGTCCGCCGTAAGCCACAGGAAAAAGAAGATAGATGACTACTTCAAGGGGAAGATCATGGGAAACAGGAGGCAGGCTGATTCAAGGGCAGGGCGTGTCGGTGTTTAA
- a CDS encoding CoA-binding protein, which yields MKSFFAPESVAVVGATGNKMKGGYHIFNNLVSYYNDRVYPVNPNYTEIDGHKVYPSVSELPEIVELVIIFTPAVTIPAIVEESASLGIKRVQIQAAGFAETGDDGKLLADRVMKIAKENGIRIWGPNCTGSVNSDNLFFAPFMPVMNLGEKLVKGNVSIVTQTGMLAAGFLVQVLDSNYFGIDKAAAIGNKMDVDEVDILEYLAGEDTTGIILMYLESINRGREFLEVAERLKGKKAIVLLKGGRSPVAVNAALSHTGSLAGDDGLIAGALNQAGVARVCGFIDMMNVGRALSLLPTWNGGKRIGIITISGGAGIVTADLLNDRGIDVPELTRETTARLQEIFPPWMPPKNPVDIWPTMEIRGINEALEMVVPVVMADENIDAVILLPFASPITENIDTGIFERAMMETKKPVLTWMFGFIPSFEKFKRNFEGAGVPVFKELNHIVSVVSALRDLNR from the coding sequence ATGAAAAGTTTTTTCGCCCCCGAGAGCGTTGCCGTGGTGGGGGCCACGGGAAACAAGATGAAGGGGGGCTACCATATTTTTAACAACCTTGTCTCCTACTACAACGACAGGGTATATCCGGTAAATCCAAACTACACCGAGATCGACGGCCACAAGGTCTACCCCTCCGTCTCGGAGCTTCCGGAAATCGTGGAACTCGTCATCATCTTCACACCGGCGGTAACCATTCCTGCGATCGTCGAGGAGAGCGCCTCTTTGGGCATAAAGCGGGTGCAGATCCAGGCGGCGGGCTTCGCCGAGACGGGAGACGATGGAAAGCTGCTCGCAGACCGGGTGATGAAGATCGCAAAAGAGAACGGCATTCGGATATGGGGCCCCAACTGCACCGGCTCCGTTAACTCCGACAATCTCTTCTTCGCCCCTTTCATGCCGGTTATGAACCTCGGCGAGAAATTGGTTAAAGGCAATGTCAGCATCGTAACCCAGACCGGGATGCTGGCGGCCGGCTTTTTGGTACAGGTCCTGGACAGCAACTACTTCGGCATAGACAAGGCGGCCGCCATCGGCAATAAGATGGACGTCGACGAGGTGGACATCCTGGAGTACCTGGCCGGGGAGGACACGACCGGGATCATCCTGATGTATCTGGAATCTATAAACCGGGGGAGGGAGTTCTTAGAGGTTGCGGAAAGGCTGAAGGGTAAAAAGGCGATCGTGCTTTTGAAGGGGGGTAGAAGCCCCGTGGCGGTAAACGCTGCCCTCTCCCACACCGGCTCCCTTGCGGGAGACGACGGGCTGATAGCAGGGGCGCTCAACCAGGCAGGCGTCGCCCGGGTGTGCGGCTTTATAGATATGATGAACGTGGGAAGGGCGCTGTCGCTACTGCCGACGTGGAACGGCGGGAAGAGGATCGGGATAATCACCATCAGCGGCGGCGCCGGGATCGTTACGGCAGACCTATTAAACGACAGGGGGATCGACGTGCCGGAGCTTACCCGTGAGACTACGGCAAGGCTCCAGGAGATATTCCCCCCGTGGATGCCCCCGAAAAATCCGGTGGATATCTGGCCCACCATGGAGATAAGGGGGATCAACGAGGCGTTGGAGATGGTGGTGCCCGTAGTTATGGCGGATGAAAATATCGATGCCGTGATACTCCTCCCCTTCGCCTCCCCGATAACGGAGAATATCGATACGGGGATTTTCGAAAGGGCGATGATGGAGACGAAAAAGCCCGTCTTGACCTGGATGTTCGGATTTATCCCCTCCTTTGAAAAGTTCAAGAGGAATTTCGAGGGGGCGGGGGTGCCGGTCTTCAAAGAGCTCAACCACATCGTCTCCGTCGTCTCTGCGCTGAGGGATTTGAACAGGTAA
- a CDS encoding serine/threonine-protein phosphatase, whose protein sequence is MAADKEIRIRAAALTDVGRVREKNEDNYFIMTIGPEDVRPPGVRAVAVVADGMGGHVGGEVASGTAVRLIGGSFVTEDGWGLSRFGDNIVDATVNLIGEADRRIRSLAKGGEKPPGTTLTAAFVIGNSVYIGHIGDSRAYVIRDKTIKAVTEDHSLLGELIRSGKIDPKDAGNFKGKNVITRALGAGSKIKIDMPVRVDLIDGDVLFLCSDGLWDLVSDEEILGAIHHEAQLNGGLKRLVDLANGRGGLDNITVAALEFGRMRRDRRFGGALIGIGEAPPLGEAAPGDRIQAGYGAGKIVLNTPVIVALTTFGLALTILMFVGFWYAVGAVIGLIKGKAGDIPGPKNGVEMVVPEKGRDREGMDKDDLKEKKKQKIEMEKGKETEEEKKQPITNLPEGQI, encoded by the coding sequence ATGGCGGCAGATAAGGAGATCAGGATAAGGGCGGCGGCGCTGACCGACGTCGGCAGGGTCCGGGAAAAGAACGAGGACAACTACTTCATCATGACGATCGGGCCAGAGGATGTCCGTCCCCCCGGGGTGAGGGCCGTGGCGGTCGTGGCTGACGGCATGGGGGGGCACGTCGGCGGGGAGGTTGCCAGCGGCACCGCCGTGAGGCTCATAGGCGGCTCCTTCGTCACGGAAGACGGTTGGGGCCTCTCGAGGTTCGGCGACAACATCGTTGACGCAACTGTAAACCTCATAGGCGAGGCGGACAGGCGCATCAGGTCCTTGGCCAAGGGGGGGGAGAAACCGCCGGGTACCACCCTGACCGCCGCTTTCGTTATCGGAAACAGCGTCTACATAGGACACATAGGCGACAGCAGGGCCTACGTCATTCGAGATAAGACCATCAAGGCGGTTACCGAAGACCACTCCCTCCTGGGGGAGCTTATCAGGAGCGGGAAGATCGATCCCAAGGACGCCGGAAACTTCAAGGGGAAAAACGTCATCACGAGGGCCCTCGGCGCGGGAAGCAAAATCAAGATCGATATGCCGGTCAGGGTCGACCTGATTGACGGGGACGTCCTCTTCCTCTGCTCCGACGGCCTCTGGGACCTCGTCTCCGACGAGGAGATACTGGGGGCGATCCACCATGAGGCGCAGCTCAACGGGGGACTCAAGCGGCTCGTCGACCTCGCCAACGGGAGAGGCGGCCTCGACAACATCACCGTTGCGGCGCTCGAATTCGGGCGCATGAGGAGGGATCGCAGGTTCGGCGGGGCGCTGATCGGTATAGGAGAAGCGCCCCCCTTGGGCGAGGCGGCGCCTGGAGACCGCATTCAGGCGGGCTATGGTGCGGGAAAGATAGTTTTAAATACCCCCGTAATCGTAGCCCTTACGACGTTCGGACTGGCCCTGACAATCCTGATGTTCGTGGGATTTTGGTATGCGGTCGGGGCGGTAATCGGCCTGATCAAGGGGAAGGCCGGGGATATTCCCGGGCCCAAAAACGGGGTGGAGATGGTGGTCCCCGAAAAAGGGCGAGATCGAGAAGGGATGGATAAGGACGATCTGAAGGAGAAGAAAAAGCAGAAAATCGAGATGGAAAAGGGCAAAGAGACGGAAGAGGAGAAAAAGCAGCCTATCACGAACCTTCCCGAGGGCCAGATCTGA
- a CDS encoding LCP family protein produces MVANKPNSAKKTYRIVVFTLVILLSFQTPAFSGNWFDEWKDKIIYYQDLLEKLIFLPDLPPVKKKVDILILGLDGRRGQKNRRSDAIHCFTLYPYQGKIKIVSIPRGTMSEKIMEGKEIIANTYSLGGKELTIESVEEYLDLKVDYYVIVGFSEAQAIFEKLGYNGEKTLQVLRSRKAYGIGDPQRSHNQALFMANEIMRNYPYFKKYPTVGRALLFVAHEIVDTNMPFEVMVQITDLYLENGIKEMTLAMKPQNHEKQVKDISITPETVDSVLRDQKKMLDKCEEAVENIEETKEEDAPPMSQYLAGLINYNKRYLGKDDRGIISRNGIKYEQHLWYQVENEKLSEKLHFEFTELMYQAHFNLGEYKQARSIAQSFMDERSLDLINMDYKEKIGRMIMNCEEQLYANSSEK; encoded by the coding sequence ATGGTAGCAAATAAACCAAATTCTGCAAAAAAGACTTATCGGATCGTTGTCTTTACGTTGGTTATCCTTCTCTCCTTTCAGACCCCCGCCTTTTCAGGCAACTGGTTTGACGAGTGGAAGGATAAGATCATCTATTATCAAGACCTCTTGGAAAAACTGATATTTCTTCCCGACCTCCCTCCCGTAAAGAAAAAGGTCGATATTCTCATCTTAGGGCTCGACGGCAGGAGGGGCCAGAAGAACAGGCGGTCGGATGCCATTCACTGTTTCACCCTTTATCCGTATCAGGGAAAGATAAAGATCGTCTCCATTCCCAGGGGCACCATGAGCGAAAAGATAATGGAGGGAAAAGAGATCATCGCAAACACCTATTCCCTCGGCGGCAAAGAGTTGACGATCGAATCCGTTGAGGAATATCTTGACCTCAAGGTCGATTACTACGTGATCGTCGGTTTTTCCGAGGCCCAGGCGATATTTGAGAAACTCGGCTACAACGGCGAGAAGACCCTGCAGGTGCTCCGCTCCCGAAAGGCCTACGGGATAGGTGATCCCCAGAGGTCCCACAATCAGGCACTCTTTATGGCCAACGAGATAATGAGGAACTACCCCTACTTCAAGAAGTATCCCACCGTCGGGCGCGCCCTCTTGTTTGTGGCCCACGAAATCGTCGATACGAACATGCCCTTCGAGGTTATGGTGCAGATAACGGACCTCTATCTCGAAAATGGAATAAAGGAAATGACGTTGGCGATGAAGCCGCAAAATCACGAGAAGCAGGTCAAAGATATAAGCATCACCCCCGAGACAGTTGATTCGGTCCTCAGAGATCAAAAGAAGATGCTCGATAAATGCGAAGAGGCCGTGGAAAACATCGAGGAGACTAAGGAGGAGGACGCCCCTCCCATGTCCCAGTATCTTGCCGGCCTTATTAATTACAACAAGAGGTACCTTGGGAAGGACGACAGGGGGATAATCTCGAGAAACGGCATCAAATACGAACAACACCTCTGGTATCAGGTAGAAAACGAAAAGCTCTCGGAGAAGCTCCACTTCGAGTTCACGGAGCTTATGTATCAGGCCCACTTCAACCTGGGGGAGTATAAACAGGCCCGGAGCATAGCCCAGTCGTTTATGGATGAGCGGTCTCTTGACCTCATAAACATGGATTACAAGGAAAAGATCGGTCGGATGATAATGAATTGCGAGGAGCAGCTCTATGCCAACTCGTCTGAGAAGTGA
- a CDS encoding SpoIID/LytB domain-containing protein, translating to MKARINKGRLRIAVFIFLLLVVSAVWAGIDTIGAEPGGRELKVRILEGRIEGDAVISSNGPLTVSFKRREIVIKNEKLPITASEGGRLSLKFGNGEHKTTGEIEIRSKGGAPLTIASDRGGMKSRSYRGRLRIYNDGVTVAVINIVPVEDYLYSVVASEISAREPEAVKAQAILSRTYVLGNMGRHGVYDFCDKTHCQHYGGAGVETALSVRAVDETRGRLLLFNGKPARVFYHACCGGVTTTPAHVWGGDDLPYLKPVVCRLPGRGGYLCGGSGHFRWEARIDGETMRTLLSDSFGVKAEGLKIISRDPSGRVEKMEITGPEARVISGEEFRIAAGRALGWSTIKSALFEMDISGGYYLFKGRGLGHGVGMCQEGAIRLSRLGLNHEEIIEFYFPGAKVGEAKDW from the coding sequence ATGAAGGCGAGAATTAACAAAGGACGCCTGAGAATTGCGGTTTTCATTTTCCTGCTTCTTGTCGTCTCCGCTGTATGGGCGGGGATCGATACTATCGGGGCCGAGCCCGGCGGGAGGGAGCTGAAGGTCAGGATTCTCGAAGGGAGGATCGAGGGGGATGCGGTCATTTCCTCAAACGGCCCTCTAACCGTATCCTTTAAGAGAAGAGAGATTGTAATCAAAAACGAGAAGCTCCCTATCACCGCTTCGGAAGGCGGAAGACTTTCCTTGAAGTTTGGAAACGGGGAGCACAAGACGACGGGTGAGATCGAAATCAGGTCGAAGGGCGGAGCGCCCCTGACCATCGCCTCCGACCGAGGTGGAATGAAATCCCGCAGCTACAGGGGGCGGCTTCGCATTTACAACGACGGGGTCACGGTCGCCGTCATAAACATCGTTCCCGTAGAGGACTACCTATACTCGGTGGTGGCCTCCGAGATCTCCGCGCGGGAGCCGGAGGCGGTGAAAGCCCAGGCGATCCTCTCCCGGACGTACGTACTCGGAAACATGGGGAGGCACGGCGTTTACGACTTCTGCGACAAGACCCACTGCCAGCACTACGGCGGGGCGGGGGTCGAGACCGCCCTCTCGGTAAGGGCGGTCGACGAGACAAGAGGTCGCCTCCTTCTCTTTAATGGGAAGCCGGCCCGGGTTTTTTACCACGCCTGCTGCGGCGGCGTCACCACCACACCGGCCCACGTCTGGGGGGGAGACGACCTCCCGTACCTCAAGCCGGTCGTGTGCAGGCTCCCCGGCCGCGGCGGCTATCTTTGCGGCGGGAGCGGGCACTTCAGGTGGGAGGCGAGGATCGACGGCGAGACAATGAGGACGCTTCTATCCGACTCATTCGGCGTTAAGGCAGAGGGCCTAAAAATAATTTCGAGGGATCCCTCCGGAAGGGTTGAAAAGATGGAGATAACGGGGCCTGAGGCCAGGGTGATCTCCGGGGAGGAGTTCAGGATCGCCGCAGGCAGGGCGCTGGGGTGGAGCACGATAAAGAGCGCCCTCTTCGAGATGGATATTTCCGGCGGTTACTATCTATTTAAGGGCCGCGGCCTAGGCCACGGCGTGGGGATGTGCCAGGAGGGGGCTATTCGGCTCTCGCGGCTGGGCCTGAACCACGAGGAGATCATCGAGTTTTACTTTCCCGGGGCGAAGGTGGGGGAGGCAAAAGATTGGTAA
- a CDS encoding helix-turn-helix domain-containing protein: MDKIKDNDRSKFLRDEYISRINRVVDYIELNIDKDLSLEKLASVANFSRFHFHRIFKAIMGETLNRHIQRIRVEKAAVQLINNPKKTITEIAFDCGFSGSAPFARAFKDFFKMNASRWRRTGNLYEGNIGKIDSNKGKAISKIRQDFGVFSSIIASKIVAKEIEENTIDILLSCPITRAGLILIRLIAAAIILALATLLTFAFTIIGLVILGMPVRLDILAAAFLSGFLLCLAFGSVSLLVSVFIPQQNYTLFITIGIMFAMFAYEELLIKVISFLEYLPFLSLFHFYRPGEILIHGSISAANPLILLGYFALFSLIAVALFKGKDIPV, from the coding sequence ATGGATAAAATCAAGGACAACGACAGGTCGAAATTCCTTCGAGACGAGTACATCTCTCGGATAAACCGCGTTGTCGACTACATCGAGCTTAATATCGACAAGGACCTCTCCCTCGAAAAGCTGGCCTCTGTCGCTAACTTCTCCCGCTTTCACTTCCACCGGATATTCAAGGCGATCATGGGCGAGACCCTGAACCGGCACATACAGAGGATCCGGGTCGAGAAGGCGGCCGTACAGCTCATCAATAATCCTAAGAAGACGATCACCGAGATCGCCTTCGACTGCGGCTTCTCCGGGTCGGCTCCGTTCGCCAGGGCCTTCAAGGATTTTTTCAAGATGAACGCCAGCCGGTGGCGCCGGACGGGGAACCTCTACGAGGGCAATATTGGTAAAATCGACAGCAATAAGGGTAAAGCGATAAGCAAGATTCGGCAAGACTTCGGCGTCTTCTCATCGATCATCGCCTCCAAGATCGTCGCAAAGGAGATCGAGGAGAACACTATAGACATCCTCCTTTCGTGCCCGATAACGAGGGCGGGGTTAATCCTGATCAGGCTTATCGCCGCGGCGATTATACTGGCGCTGGCGACCCTCCTGACGTTCGCCTTCACGATAATCGGGCTCGTCATCCTCGGGATGCCGGTGAGGCTCGACATCCTCGCCGCCGCCTTCCTCTCCGGATTTCTCCTCTGCCTTGCCTTCGGCTCCGTCTCGCTCCTCGTCTCGGTTTTTATCCCCCAGCAGAACTACACCCTCTTCATCACGATCGGGATAATGTTTGCCATGTTTGCCTACGAGGAGCTTTTGATAAAGGTGATCTCGTTTCTGGAGTATCTCCCGTTCTTGAGCCTCTTCCACTTCTACAGGCCGGGCGAGATATTGATCCACGGCTCGATCTCGGCGGCAAATCCCCTTATCCTGTTGGGATACTTCGCCCTGTTCTCCCTAATTGCCGTGGCGCTCTTCAAGGGGAAGGACATTCCCGTGTAA
- a CDS encoding ImmA/IrrE family metallo-endopeptidase, whose product MPLISEIIEQLSSEIPGYNERSLTYRDFEDLCQREGIVTFEHRMPARGWYFTMCGHPFIVINRKLLSGHKTFVGFHEYFHHRFHPGGYHYYYTIGVNDKIERQASAMAAVAVIPTDHIKADIESGEDISEKYEIPKYLADFRLKVYDSYRQLKMFEDD is encoded by the coding sequence ATGCCGTTGATTTCCGAAATTATTGAACAGTTAAGCTCAGAAATACCCGGCTACAACGAGAGGTCCCTGACATACAGAGACTTCGAGGATCTCTGCCAGAGAGAAGGAATTGTCACCTTCGAGCACAGGATGCCGGCCAGGGGCTGGTATTTCACGATGTGCGGCCATCCATTCATAGTAATCAACAGGAAATTGCTCTCCGGCCACAAGACATTCGTAGGCTTTCACGAATATTTCCACCACAGATTCCACCCGGGCGGATACCACTACTATTACACCATAGGAGTCAACGACAAGATAGAGAGACAGGCGTCGGCGATGGCCGCCGTTGCCGTAATCCCCACCGATCACATCAAGGCAGATATCGAAAGCGGGGAGGATATATCCGAAAAATACGAGATCCCGAAATACCTCGCCGACTTCAGGCTGAAGGTATACGATTCCTACCGCCAGCTCAAGATGTTCGAGGATGATTAG
- a CDS encoding GNAT family N-acetyltransferase, which yields MGLENCEIRGATTDDVSLITSIIRRSFIDVADRFGLTKENTPTHPAYMTEEKIRGAMEKGTAFFILEDGDNAIGTVALEESGKSPGVFYAERLSVLPEFRKRGAGGLLLGRAVDEAVALGAHRVEIGIISEQAELQHWYEGWGFRVKGRKRFDHLPFTVTFMEMEV from the coding sequence ATGGGGCTTGAAAATTGCGAAATCCGGGGGGCGACGACAGATGACGTTTCCCTCATTACGTCGATCATCCGAAGGTCGTTTATAGACGTGGCGGACAGGTTCGGTCTGACCAAAGAAAACACCCCGACGCACCCGGCGTACATGACCGAGGAGAAGATAAGGGGGGCGATGGAAAAGGGGACCGCCTTTTTTATCTTGGAGGATGGGGATAACGCGATAGGTACCGTCGCCCTCGAGGAATCGGGGAAATCGCCGGGCGTCTTCTACGCCGAGAGGCTTTCCGTCCTTCCTGAATTCAGGAAAAGGGGCGCCGGGGGTCTCCTGCTCGGCCGCGCCGTCGATGAGGCGGTGGCGCTCGGGGCGCATCGGGTCGAGATCGGAATTATATCGGAGCAGGCCGAGCTTCAGCATTGGTACGAGGGGTGGGGCTTTCGGGTGAAGGGGAGAAAGAGGTTTGACCATCTGCCGTTTACGGTCACGTTCATGGAGATGGAGGTGTAG
- a CDS encoding isoprenylcysteine carboxylmethyltransferase family protein codes for MDLIPELRLGLVNGWWFSSAYLLINGAVMALIPREAARRLTTHPSKNLFEKIFLTIQMILFFGTIVFAIFVPVKPGTVWFWSGLSVFVIGMAAYVVSMFNFAKAPMDKPALNGLYRISRNPIHVFSFVAWIGIGIAAASWIILSATVIVQIMMHKTTLEEERFCLEAYGDSYRKYMKEVPRYLLFF; via the coding sequence ATGGATTTAATACCGGAGCTTCGACTGGGACTTGTAAACGGCTGGTGGTTCTCCTCCGCGTACCTTTTGATCAACGGGGCGGTCATGGCGTTAATCCCCAGGGAGGCCGCCAGGCGCCTGACAACGCACCCGTCAAAGAATCTATTTGAAAAGATTTTCTTGACAATCCAGATGATCCTCTTTTTCGGGACCATCGTATTTGCGATATTTGTGCCGGTGAAGCCGGGCACAGTCTGGTTCTGGTCGGGGCTATCGGTCTTCGTTATCGGGATGGCCGCCTATGTAGTCTCGATGTTTAATTTCGCCAAGGCGCCAATGGACAAGCCCGCCTTAAATGGGCTGTACCGCATCTCCCGAAATCCGATCCACGTATTTTCCTTTGTAGCATGGATCGGGATCGGGATCGCCGCAGCCTCCTGGATTATCCTTTCCGCCACCGTAATAGTGCAGATAATGATGCACAAAACGACCCTGGAGGAGGAGAGATTCTGCCTCGAGGCGTACGGCGACTCATACCGCAAATACATGAAAGAGGTTCCCCGCTATCTCCTCTTTTTCTGA
- a CDS encoding helix-turn-helix transcriptional regulator translates to MNEGENLKLFRKKKNLTQQELGEMLGVKKSTVSRWESGERAMTVENIKKVSHVLNVPVNAFLSDNDSYESTRRWDKENPPDDGQDNSVIPKEEIPADQSFEIVREDKGEFVSDEARLSLPKIDDPEIIQAFEGFKEYDKLTPEDKDDIKDILKLALKIIEKRTVSDK, encoded by the coding sequence ATGAATGAAGGTGAAAATTTGAAGTTGTTCAGGAAGAAGAAAAACCTGACACAACAGGAATTGGGGGAGATGCTGGGGGTAAAGAAATCTACGGTGAGCAGGTGGGAGAGCGGCGAGCGTGCGATGACCGTCGAAAACATCAAAAAGGTATCTCACGTACTCAACGTTCCGGTCAACGCTTTCCTGAGCGACAACGACTCCTACGAAAGCACAAGGAGATGGGACAAGGAAAATCCGCCGGATGACGGGCAAGACAACTCGGTAATCCCTAAGGAGGAAATTCCCGCCGATCAGAGCTTCGAGATCGTTCGGGAGGACAAGGGTGAATTCGTGTCGGATGAAGCGCGTCTTTCCCTTCCCAAGATCGACGACCCGGAGATCATTCAGGCCTTCGAGGGATTTAAGGAGTACGACAAGCTGACCCCTGAAGACAAGGATGATATCAAGGATATTCTCAAGCTCGCGCTGAAGATTATAGAAAAGCGCACTGTTTCCGATAAATAG